In a genomic window of Curtobacterium sp. MCBD17_035:
- a CDS encoding LacI family DNA-binding transcriptional regulator, translating into METVAESAPPPGRATISDVARAAGVSVPTVSKVINGRDGVAPATSKRVLEVIESLGYESSLVARSLRRSRTDVIGILVTEFEPFSTELLKGISSAATGTGYELLAYAGLVSGETRPGWERRSLSRLAGTLIDGAIVVTPTTLMSSTSVPVVSIDPHTGPEGHAAIDSDNVGGARAATEHLIGLGHRRIAHIRGREDLASAELRETGYRESLAAAGIPFDPELVRVGGYQTALSAEVARALLTRPDRPTAVFAANDISALGVLEVAHELGLRVPEDLSVVGFDDVPLAANATPPLTTVAQPLHDLGAEAVHMLLNLLRGQDVPQHVQLPATLVVRASTGPAPTR; encoded by the coding sequence GTGGAGACCGTCGCAGAGTCCGCTCCCCCGCCCGGGCGCGCCACCATCAGCGACGTCGCGCGCGCGGCCGGGGTGTCCGTGCCGACGGTCTCGAAGGTCATCAACGGGCGCGACGGGGTGGCACCCGCGACGTCGAAGCGCGTGCTCGAGGTGATCGAGTCCCTCGGCTACGAGAGCTCCCTCGTCGCCCGGAGCCTCCGTCGGAGCCGCACCGACGTGATCGGCATCCTCGTCACCGAGTTCGAGCCGTTCTCCACCGAGCTGCTCAAGGGCATCTCGTCCGCGGCGACCGGCACGGGGTACGAGCTCCTCGCGTACGCCGGACTCGTGTCGGGCGAGACCCGGCCGGGCTGGGAGCGCCGGTCGCTGTCGCGGCTCGCCGGGACCCTCATCGACGGCGCGATCGTCGTCACGCCCACGACGCTCATGTCGTCGACGTCGGTGCCGGTCGTGTCGATCGACCCGCACACCGGTCCCGAGGGCCACGCGGCGATCGACTCCGACAATGTCGGCGGTGCGCGGGCAGCGACCGAGCACCTCATCGGCCTCGGACACCGGCGCATCGCGCACATCCGCGGCCGCGAGGACCTGGCGTCCGCCGAGCTCCGCGAGACCGGCTACCGGGAGTCCCTCGCCGCGGCCGGCATCCCGTTCGACCCGGAGCTCGTGCGCGTCGGCGGGTACCAGACCGCGCTCTCCGCCGAGGTCGCCCGTGCGCTCCTCACCCGTCCGGACCGTCCCACCGCGGTGTTCGCGGCGAACGACATCTCGGCGCTCGGGGTGCTCGAGGTCGCGCACGAGCTCGGTCTCCGCGTGCCCGAGGACCTGTCGGTCGTCGGCTTCGACGACGTCCCCCTCGCCGCGAACGCCACCCCGCCGCTCACGACGGTCGCGCAGCCACTGCACGACCTCGGCGCCGAGGCCGTGCACATGCTCCTCAACCTGCTCCGCGGACAGGACGTCCCGCAGCACGTCCAGCTCCCGGCGACGCTCGTGGTCCGCGCGAGCACCGGGCCGGCCCCCACGCGCTGA
- a CDS encoding extracellular solute-binding protein: MTRKIKLATAIALAAGTALLATGCSSGGSDNASGNGKVTMTFWHNSTTGPGKAFWADTVKDFEAAHPNVTIKVQAIQNEDLDGKLQTALNSGDAPDIFLQRGGGKMKAMVDAGQVMDISGSIDKASKAAINKGTFAGYEQGGKTYAMPIDVLPEGIWYSQDLFKAAGITSTPKTMTELNADIAKLKKSGVAPVAVGAKDAWPAAHWYYNFALRECSQATLNKTASNLKFDSSCWTKAGQDVKAFNDTKPFNNGFLTTAAQQGAGSSAGLVANHKAAMELMGSWDPGVISSLTPNAKPLPDLGFFPFPSISGGSGKAGAMMGGLDGYSCSAKAPKVPCTQFLNYIVTKSRQEAYYKAFDTIPVNENAQSVVTEPYLKDVLAAYQKAPYVSQYLDTLYGQNVGNALNTSVVDLLAGKGSPADIVKTTSQAAAKG; this comes from the coding sequence ATGACGAGGAAGATCAAGCTCGCGACGGCCATCGCGCTGGCCGCGGGCACCGCACTGCTCGCCACGGGCTGTTCGAGCGGCGGTTCGGACAACGCGTCGGGGAACGGCAAGGTCACCATGACCTTCTGGCACAACTCGACCACCGGCCCGGGCAAGGCGTTCTGGGCGGACACCGTCAAGGACTTCGAGGCCGCCCACCCGAACGTCACCATCAAGGTCCAGGCGATCCAGAACGAGGACCTCGACGGCAAGCTCCAGACGGCCCTCAACTCCGGCGACGCCCCCGACATCTTCCTGCAGCGGGGCGGCGGCAAGATGAAGGCCATGGTCGACGCCGGCCAGGTCATGGACATCTCCGGCTCGATCGACAAGGCCTCGAAGGCCGCGATCAACAAGGGCACGTTCGCCGGCTACGAGCAGGGCGGCAAGACCTACGCCATGCCGATCGACGTCCTGCCCGAGGGCATCTGGTACAGCCAGGACCTGTTCAAGGCCGCCGGGATCACGAGCACCCCGAAGACCATGACCGAACTGAACGCGGACATCGCCAAGCTCAAGAAGTCGGGCGTCGCACCGGTCGCCGTCGGTGCCAAGGACGCCTGGCCCGCCGCGCACTGGTACTACAACTTCGCGCTCCGGGAGTGCAGCCAGGCCACGCTGAACAAGACCGCGTCCAACCTGAAGTTCGACAGCAGCTGCTGGACGAAGGCCGGCCAGGACGTCAAGGCGTTCAACGACACGAAGCCGTTCAACAACGGATTCCTCACCACGGCGGCGCAGCAGGGCGCCGGCAGCTCCGCCGGTCTCGTCGCGAACCACAAGGCGGCCATGGAGCTCATGGGCTCCTGGGACCCGGGCGTGATCTCCTCGCTCACCCCGAACGCCAAGCCGCTGCCCGACCTCGGGTTCTTCCCGTTCCCGTCGATCTCCGGCGGCTCGGGCAAGGCCGGCGCGATGATGGGTGGCCTCGACGGCTACTCGTGCTCCGCCAAGGCGCCGAAGGTGCCCTGCACCCAGTTCCTCAACTACATCGTGACGAAGTCGAGGCAGGAGGCGTACTACAAGGCGTTCGACACCATCCCGGTGAACGAGAACGCGCAGTCCGTCGTCACCGAGCCGTACCTCAAGGACGTCCTCGCCGCGTACCAGAAGGCGCCGTACGTCTCGCAGTACCTCGACACCCTCTACGGCCAGAACGTCGGCAACGCGCTGAACACGAGCGTCGTCGACCTGCTCGCCGGCAAGGGCAGCCCGGCGGACATCGTCAAGACGACCAGCCAGGCCGCGGCCAAGGGCTGA
- a CDS encoding sugar ABC transporter permease, whose translation MSANTSIAAGRVTDPQRPPGAPEAGRGAPRASRPAGRRGTRAPADWRKRAEIAVLAGPAVVVFVGFVILPVVLAAYYGFFRWAGYGTPTDFVGLHNYVVIFTDSAFQSVLLHNAFIVVLSLVLQGPLAIFLALLLNQKIRGRTLVRVLVFVPYVISEVIVGTGWSLMLQSNGAVNDLLQAIGLGGLRADWLSNPSIAIWTLLLIISWKYIGFAVILFLAGLQSIPEELFEAAAIDGAGYWQIQRRITLPLLGPTIRIWAFLSIIGSLQLFDLVYIIWGQYIASTAGTSTMATYMVGNGRNSGNYGYGNAVAVVIFLISLIVALLYQRFVLRRDTAGALTERNG comes from the coding sequence GTGTCCGCGAACACCTCCATCGCTGCGGGTCGGGTCACCGACCCGCAGCGCCCCCCGGGTGCACCGGAGGCGGGGCGGGGCGCACCACGTGCCTCCCGCCCCGCCGGCCGGCGCGGTACCCGGGCTCCGGCCGACTGGCGCAAGCGCGCCGAGATCGCCGTGCTCGCCGGACCGGCGGTCGTCGTCTTCGTCGGGTTCGTGATCCTCCCGGTCGTGCTCGCCGCCTACTACGGGTTCTTCCGCTGGGCGGGCTACGGCACCCCGACCGACTTCGTCGGACTGCACAACTACGTCGTCATCTTCACCGACAGCGCGTTCCAGTCCGTCCTGCTCCACAACGCGTTCATCGTGGTGCTGTCCCTGGTCCTCCAGGGTCCGCTGGCGATCTTCCTGGCGCTGCTCCTCAACCAGAAGATCCGCGGTCGGACGCTCGTCCGGGTGCTCGTGTTCGTGCCGTACGTGATCTCCGAGGTCATCGTCGGCACCGGCTGGAGCCTCATGCTCCAGTCGAACGGGGCGGTGAACGACCTCCTGCAGGCCATCGGCCTCGGCGGCCTGCGCGCGGACTGGCTGTCGAACCCGTCGATCGCGATCTGGACCCTGCTCCTCATCATCTCGTGGAAGTACATCGGGTTCGCCGTGATCCTGTTCCTCGCCGGGCTGCAGAGCATCCCCGAGGAACTGTTCGAGGCCGCCGCCATCGACGGTGCCGGCTACTGGCAGATCCAGCGACGGATCACCCTGCCGCTGCTCGGACCGACCATCCGCATCTGGGCGTTCCTGTCGATCATCGGGTCGCTCCAGCTGTTCGACCTCGTCTACATCATCTGGGGTCAGTACATCGCCTCGACCGCCGGGACCTCGACGATGGCGACGTACATGGTCGGGAACGGCCGCAACTCCGGCAACTACGGCTACGGGAACGCGGTCGCCGTGGTGATCTTCCTGATCTCCCTCATCGTCGCGCTCCTCTACCAGCGCTTCGTCCTGCGCCGCGACACCGCGGGCGCACTCACCGAGAGGAACGGCTGA
- a CDS encoding carbohydrate ABC transporter permease, which translates to MATTTIDGREARSGRSRGVRSGIPGPGSTPPRRSGAANTHVNPITYVVAIVFIAANLAPVLYIVLGGFRTNAQITTSPAGLPDPLQFGNYASVLSSGVFWQELGNSAITAIATTVGVVVLGLMVSFVLARYHFAGRGALYALFAAGLMFPITVAITPLYLLVKDLGLTNNLAGVILPQIAFALPTTVIILVPFLRAIPDELEEAASIDGASRLGFFFRMIVPLSLPGVVTTGILAFIASWNSYILPLFILNNEGQYTLPLGVQAFSSQYSVDTAKVLAFTTMSMIPALVFFTIFQRRIVGGLTGAVKG; encoded by the coding sequence ATGGCGACCACCACCATCGACGGCCGGGAGGCCCGCTCGGGCCGGTCTCGCGGCGTCCGGTCCGGCATCCCCGGCCCCGGCAGCACCCCTCCGCGACGGTCGGGCGCGGCGAACACCCACGTCAACCCGATCACCTACGTCGTCGCGATCGTCTTCATCGCGGCGAACCTCGCCCCGGTCCTCTACATCGTCCTGGGCGGCTTCCGGACGAACGCGCAGATCACGACGAGCCCCGCGGGCCTGCCGGACCCACTGCAGTTCGGGAACTACGCGAGCGTGCTCTCGAGCGGGGTGTTCTGGCAGGAACTCGGCAACTCCGCGATCACGGCGATCGCCACCACGGTCGGCGTCGTGGTCCTCGGACTCATGGTGAGCTTCGTGCTCGCGCGCTACCACTTCGCCGGACGCGGGGCGCTGTACGCGCTCTTCGCCGCGGGGCTGATGTTCCCGATCACGGTCGCGATCACCCCGCTCTACCTGCTCGTCAAGGACCTCGGCCTGACGAACAACCTGGCCGGGGTGATCCTGCCGCAGATCGCGTTCGCGCTGCCGACGACCGTGATCATCCTCGTGCCGTTCCTCCGGGCGATCCCCGACGAACTCGAGGAAGCCGCGTCGATCGACGGTGCGAGCCGGCTCGGGTTCTTCTTCCGGATGATCGTGCCGTTGTCGCTGCCGGGTGTCGTCACCACCGGGATCCTCGCGTTCATCGCGAGCTGGAACAGCTACATCCTGCCGCTGTTCATCCTCAACAACGAGGGGCAGTACACGCTGCCGCTCGGTGTGCAGGCGTTCTCGTCCCAGTACTCCGTGGACACCGCGAAGGTGCTCGCGTTCACGACGATGTCGATGATCCCGGCGCTCGTGTTCTTCACGATCTTCCAGCGCCGCATCGTCGGCGGCCTGACCGGCGCGGTGAAGGGATGA
- a CDS encoding glycoside hydrolase family 3 N-terminal domain-containing protein: MPTVSDRVRALHARMTLEEKAAQIVGYWLDQNGVVAPMQGEMAAGQDASAPLAEVTRDGIGHFTRVYGTRPVDAEERAAWLWGEQRRLKRETRLGIPALVHEECLTGLAAWRAATFPTPLAWGAAFDPELVEQVGRAIGDSMRELGVHQGLAPVLDVVRDPRWGRVDECIGEDPYLVGTVGTAYVRGLQDAGVHATLKHFLGYSASRAGRNHAPVHAGPREVADVFLPPFEMAVLDGGVRSVMNSYAEIDGVPMAANGDYLTGVLRERLGFDGVVVADYFAVAFLEVMHGVAADRGEAAALALEAGIDVELPTGDAYLQPLVDRVRSGEFDEAYVDRAVLRVLAQKESLGLLDDDAYEDEPPTAIDLDSPRHQALARRLAEESIVLLHNDGVLPIGRSGVDSGAGRPAPARVAVIGPNADRAEALQGCYSFANHVLAGHPDLPLGFTIPTVLEALPGAFAAAGLGATEIVHAVGCAVEGDDTTGFAEAVDAAAAAELAVVVVGDQAGLFGRGTVGEGNDSESLELPGVQRQLVEAVLATGTPVVVVLLTGRPYAIGWALDGTGPKPGAVLQAFFPGEGGGLAIADVITGRVAPSGRLPVSLPRSAGAQPYSYLHPVLGGPSDVTATDSTPLRPFGFGLGYTTVAYSDLVVDRTVGAGDTFTAAVTVTNTGATASGHVVQLYGHDVQGSVTRPVVQLLGYARVDLEAGESVRVAFDVPTTRFAFSDRRMVRVVEPGDVEVWVGDHAAASAAPVDTEETTGGVIVNEKQAVAQDLPGSATPRATLTIAGPVHEVTTADERLVAWRVVSGV, encoded by the coding sequence ATGCCCACCGTGTCCGACCGGGTCCGCGCCCTGCACGCGCGGATGACCCTCGAGGAGAAGGCGGCGCAGATCGTCGGCTACTGGCTCGACCAGAACGGCGTCGTCGCGCCGATGCAGGGCGAGATGGCCGCGGGGCAGGACGCCTCGGCTCCGCTGGCGGAGGTCACCCGCGACGGCATCGGCCACTTCACCCGCGTCTACGGCACGCGACCGGTCGACGCCGAGGAACGCGCGGCGTGGCTCTGGGGCGAGCAGCGCCGCCTCAAGCGCGAGACCCGGCTCGGGATCCCCGCGCTCGTGCACGAGGAGTGCCTGACCGGGCTCGCCGCATGGCGCGCCGCGACGTTCCCCACGCCACTCGCCTGGGGCGCCGCGTTCGACCCGGAGCTCGTCGAACAGGTCGGTCGCGCCATCGGGGACTCCATGCGCGAACTCGGCGTGCACCAGGGGCTCGCGCCCGTGCTCGACGTCGTCCGTGACCCCCGCTGGGGCCGCGTCGACGAGTGCATCGGTGAGGACCCGTACCTGGTCGGGACCGTCGGTACCGCGTACGTGCGGGGGCTGCAGGACGCCGGCGTGCACGCCACGCTCAAGCACTTCCTCGGCTACTCCGCATCGCGCGCCGGGCGGAACCACGCCCCCGTGCACGCCGGGCCGCGCGAGGTCGCCGACGTGTTCCTGCCCCCGTTCGAGATGGCGGTCCTCGACGGTGGCGTCCGATCCGTCATGAACTCCTACGCCGAGATCGACGGCGTGCCCATGGCCGCGAACGGCGACTACCTGACCGGGGTGCTCCGGGAGCGCCTCGGGTTCGACGGCGTCGTCGTGGCGGACTACTTCGCCGTCGCGTTCCTCGAGGTCATGCACGGCGTCGCGGCCGACCGGGGTGAGGCGGCCGCGCTCGCGCTCGAGGCCGGCATCGACGTCGAGCTGCCGACCGGTGACGCCTACCTGCAGCCGCTCGTCGACCGCGTCCGCTCGGGCGAGTTCGACGAGGCGTACGTCGACCGTGCGGTGCTCCGCGTGCTCGCGCAGAAGGAGTCGCTCGGCCTGCTCGACGACGACGCGTACGAGGACGAGCCGCCGACGGCGATCGACCTGGACTCGCCGCGCCACCAGGCGCTCGCCCGGCGGCTCGCCGAGGAGTCGATCGTGCTCCTCCACAACGACGGCGTGCTGCCGATCGGGAGGTCCGGGGTCGACTCCGGCGCCGGTCGTCCGGCACCCGCCCGGGTCGCCGTGATCGGCCCGAACGCGGATCGGGCCGAGGCCCTGCAGGGGTGCTACTCGTTCGCGAACCACGTGCTCGCCGGTCACCCCGACCTGCCACTCGGGTTCACGATCCCGACGGTGCTCGAGGCACTGCCCGGCGCGTTCGCCGCGGCGGGCCTCGGTGCCACCGAGATCGTGCACGCCGTCGGCTGCGCGGTCGAGGGCGACGACACGACTGGCTTCGCGGAGGCCGTCGACGCGGCGGCCGCCGCCGAGCTCGCGGTCGTCGTCGTCGGCGACCAGGCCGGACTGTTCGGCCGGGGCACCGTGGGCGAGGGCAACGACTCCGAGTCACTCGAACTGCCCGGCGTGCAGCGGCAGCTCGTGGAGGCCGTGCTCGCCACCGGCACGCCGGTCGTCGTGGTCCTGCTCACCGGTCGGCCGTACGCGATCGGGTGGGCGCTCGACGGCACGGGCCCGAAGCCGGGCGCGGTGCTGCAGGCGTTCTTCCCCGGTGAGGGCGGCGGGCTCGCGATCGCCGACGTGATCACCGGTCGCGTCGCACCGTCCGGGCGTCTGCCCGTGTCGCTGCCCCGGTCCGCGGGGGCGCAGCCGTACTCGTACCTGCACCCGGTGCTCGGCGGGCCGTCGGACGTCACCGCGACGGACTCGACGCCGCTCCGGCCCTTCGGGTTCGGGCTCGGGTACACCACGGTCGCGTACTCGGACCTCGTCGTCGACCGGACCGTCGGCGCCGGGGACACGTTCACGGCCGCCGTGACCGTGACGAACACCGGTGCGACCGCGAGCGGCCACGTGGTGCAGCTGTACGGCCACGACGTCCAGGGTTCCGTGACCCGTCCGGTGGTGCAGCTGCTCGGCTACGCGCGGGTCGACCTCGAGGCGGGGGAGTCCGTCCGCGTCGCCTTCGACGTGCCGACGACGCGCTTCGCCTTCAGCGACCGCCGCATGGTCCGGGTCGTCGAGCCGGGCGACGTCGAGGTCTGGGTCGGCGATCACGCGGCGGCGTCGGCGGCCCCCGTCGACACCGAGGAGACCACGGGCGGCGTCATTGTGAACGAGAAGCAGGCCGTGGCGCAGGACCTCCCGGGTTCCGCGACGCCGCGCGCGACGCTCACGATCGCGGGGCCGGTGCACGAGGTCACGACGGCGGACGAGCGGCTCGTCGCCTGGCGGGTCGTGTCGGGCGTCTGA
- a CDS encoding phytanoyl-CoA dioxygenase family protein produces the protein MTDTSTDLEDISLGGPDRIPVPEGASPEIAEAVRALYTDGTIGKKGAFSREWATDMAEDVYVAFHQALARKGGTMGRGPRRYYVEIHPEQLRGWVDIVDHPWVRELSEAVLGPEYQIVELGFDIPFPGAKNQPWHRDFRMPEATREDRRLTSLAFNLTAVDTVDEMGPFEIALGTQWDLSPEFDHEMFPPASFAPRYAERAVRKYPNMGDIAARSALTIHRGTQNFSSQPRPVLVLGIDAPGAGNAEHHDMAVTHAFHESLPQRVRDHLVCPVVDELTPIVQKHDIEGLMMGGA, from the coding sequence ATGACCGACACCAGCACCGACCTCGAGGACATCAGCCTCGGGGGCCCCGACCGGATCCCCGTTCCCGAGGGCGCCTCGCCCGAGATCGCGGAGGCCGTGCGCGCGCTCTACACCGACGGCACGATCGGCAAGAAGGGCGCCTTCTCCCGCGAGTGGGCGACCGACATGGCCGAGGACGTGTACGTCGCGTTCCACCAGGCCCTCGCGCGGAAGGGCGGCACGATGGGCCGCGGTCCGCGCCGCTACTACGTCGAGATCCACCCCGAGCAGCTCCGCGGCTGGGTCGACATCGTCGACCACCCGTGGGTGCGCGAGCTCAGCGAGGCGGTCCTCGGGCCGGAGTACCAGATCGTCGAGCTCGGCTTCGACATCCCGTTCCCGGGTGCGAAGAACCAGCCGTGGCACCGCGACTTCCGGATGCCCGAGGCGACGCGTGAGGACCGGCGGCTGACGTCCCTCGCCTTCAACCTCACGGCGGTGGACACGGTCGACGAGATGGGCCCGTTCGAGATCGCCCTCGGCACGCAGTGGGACCTCTCGCCCGAGTTCGACCACGAGATGTTCCCGCCAGCGTCCTTCGCGCCGCGCTACGCCGAGCGTGCCGTCCGCAAGTACCCGAACATGGGTGACATCGCGGCCCGGTCCGCGCTCACGATCCACCGGGGCACGCAGAACTTCTCGTCGCAGCCGCGTCCGGTGCTCGTGCTCGGCATCGACGCGCCCGGTGCGGGGAACGCCGAGCACCACGACATGGCCGTCACGCATGCGTTCCACGAGTCGCTCCCCCAGCGGGTCCGCGACCACCTCGTCTGCCCGGTGGTCGACGAGCTCACGCCCATCGTGCAGAAGCACGACATCGAGGGCCTCATGATGGGCGGCGCCTGA
- a CDS encoding acetylxylan esterase: MPFTDLPLAELRAYRPVVREPDDFDAFWRTTIAEARQAATTAGVGPVLTPASTPITEFVVEDLAFPGFAAEPVRAWVTRPRRPRDERLPVVVEYLGYNGGRGLPGERVQWALAGYVHVVMDTRGQGSGWGNGGDTPDPHASNGQVAGWMTNGILDPHEHFYRRVHTDALRLVDAVRTLAFVDPARVAVTGGSQGGGIAIAAAALAESHGDGVVAVMPDVAFLADWEHGAEVAVSDPYQELVRYLAVHRDHAEAVWTTASYLDGVNFAKRITAPALFSVALMDEIVPPRTTFAAFNALASEDAVIEVYPYNGHEGGGGHHWPKQARFLAAHL; encoded by the coding sequence ATGCCGTTCACGGACCTCCCGCTCGCCGAACTCCGCGCGTACCGGCCGGTGGTGCGCGAGCCGGACGACTTCGACGCGTTCTGGCGGACGACGATCGCGGAAGCGCGGCAGGCCGCGACGACGGCGGGCGTCGGGCCCGTCCTGACGCCGGCCAGCACGCCGATCACCGAGTTCGTCGTCGAGGACCTGGCGTTCCCCGGCTTCGCGGCCGAGCCGGTCCGGGCGTGGGTCACCCGTCCACGCCGGCCGCGGGACGAGCGGCTCCCGGTGGTCGTCGAGTACCTCGGCTACAACGGTGGCCGCGGGTTGCCGGGCGAGCGCGTGCAGTGGGCCCTCGCCGGGTACGTCCACGTCGTCATGGACACGCGCGGACAGGGCAGCGGCTGGGGCAACGGCGGTGACACGCCGGACCCGCACGCGTCGAACGGGCAGGTCGCGGGGTGGATGACGAACGGGATCCTCGATCCGCACGAGCACTTCTACCGGCGTGTCCACACGGATGCCCTGCGGCTCGTCGACGCGGTGCGGACGCTCGCGTTCGTCGATCCGGCGCGGGTGGCGGTCACCGGCGGGAGCCAGGGCGGCGGCATCGCGATCGCCGCCGCGGCCCTCGCCGAGTCGCACGGGGACGGCGTCGTCGCGGTCATGCCCGACGTCGCGTTCCTGGCCGACTGGGAGCACGGCGCCGAGGTGGCGGTGAGCGACCCGTACCAGGAGCTCGTGCGCTACCTCGCCGTGCACCGCGACCACGCCGAGGCGGTGTGGACGACGGCGAGCTACCTCGACGGCGTCAACTTCGCCAAGCGGATCACGGCACCGGCGCTGTTCTCCGTGGCGCTCATGGACGAGATCGTGCCGCCCCGCACCACGTTCGCGGCGTTCAACGCGCTCGCGTCGGAGGACGCCGTGATCGAGGTCTACCCGTACAACGGGCACGAGGGCGGCGGTGGGCACCACTGGCCGAAGCAGGCGAGGTTCCTGGCGGCGCACCTCTAG